The following are encoded in a window of Syngnathoides biaculeatus isolate LvHL_M chromosome 3, ASM1980259v1, whole genome shotgun sequence genomic DNA:
- the dhx38 gene encoding pre-mRNA-splicing factor ATP-dependent RNA helicase PRP16 has translation MDDDDSMHRLEGTDPKVQVGGLIVKKKIAPAEHHVFRAPTPRTSLLGLDLLAAQKRKERESKEQNEVGGEDEGRKKSRVSSYKDWEESKSDSGSDDDDDDEKNGQDKKENRKYRTSGSETPSSPGGVSEEFRRRHEQREKDRREQGVYVSSKDDRNREKDKGRDRRSERDTREGSSSSRSDRSHRSERSERSQKDGWSDRISRGSRRDEPQTPQQRPRDGSTPSRSNWEEDDSGYATSRHSQWESPSPTPSARESERSRHSGRESERRDRSVRGRYTDDTPLPTPSYKYNEWANDRKHLGSTPRLSQGKGKKDGGTGISFDNEDEKEQWEEDQKQADRDWYMMDEGYDEFHNPFTSTSDEYVKKREQILQKQTQKRISAQKRQINEDNERWETNRMLTSGVVQRLEVDEDFEEDNATKVHLLVHNLVPPFLDGRIVFTKQPEPIIPVKDATSDMAIISRKGSQLVRKHREQKERKKAQHKHWELAGTKLGDIMGIKKKEDDACGGQEVGEDGKVDYRAEQKFADHMKEKSQASSEFAKKKSILEQRQYLPIFAVRQQLLNIIRDNSIVIVVGETGSGKTTQLTQYLHEDGYTSYGMVGCTQPRRVAAMSVAKRVSEEIGTNLGEEVGYAIRFEDCTCEKTMIKYMTDGILLRESLRESDLDHYSAVIMDEAHERSLNTDVLFGLLREVVSRRTDLKLIVTSATMDSDKFAAFFGNVPIFHIPGRTFPVDVLFSKTPQEDYVEAAVKQALQIHLSGLVGDILIFMPGQEDIEVTSDQIVERLEDLDNAPALAVLPIYSQLPSDLQAKIFQKAPDGVRKCIVATNIAETSLTVDGIMFVVDAGYCKLKVFNPRIGMDALQVYPISQANANQRAGRAGRTGPGQCYRLYTQSAYKNEMLTTTIPEIQRTNLANVVLLLKSLGVQDLLLFHFMDPPPEDNMLNSMYQLWILGALDNTGSLTPTGRMMVEFPLDPALSKMLIVSCDMGCSADILIIVSMLSVPAIFYRPKGREEESDQVREKFSVPESDHLTYLNVYTQWKNNNYSSIWCNDHFIHTKAMRKVREVRSQLKDIMVQQRMNLMSSGSDWDIIRKCICAAYFHQAAKLKGIGEYVNVRTGMPCHLHPTSSLFGMGYTPDYIIYHELVMTTKEYMQCVTAADGEWLAELGPMFYSIKHAGRSRQENRRRAKEEINNMEEEMALAEEQLRSRREEHERKNTGNVKSLRICTPGRREEAPMTPRRTPSRFGL, from the exons ATGGATGACGATGACTCCATGCATAGACTGGAGGGGACTGACCCCAAAGTCCAAGTTGGAGGACTGATAGTTAAGAAGAAGATCGCCCCTGCAGAACATCACGTTTTTCGGGCTCCTACCCCGCGCACCTCTCTCCTGGGCTTGGATCTGCtggcggctcagaaaaggaaAGAACGAGAGAGTAAAGAACAGAATGAAGTCGGTGGCGAGGACGAAGGCAGAAAGAAATCCAGGGTTTCGTCGTACAAGGACTGGGAGGAAAGCAAAAGTGATTCTGGTtctgacgatgatgatgatgatgaaaagaaTGGGCAGGATAAAAAGGAGAA CCGGAAGTACCGTACGAGTGGCTCAGAGACACCTTCCAGTCCCGGAGGGGTCAGCGAAGAGTTCCGTCGCCGACACGAGCAGAGAGAAAAAGACAGACGGGAGCAGGGCGTCTACGTCTCCTCCAAAGATGACAGGAACAGAGAGAAAGACAAGGGGAGAGATCGGCGGAGTGAAAGAG ATACCCGAGAGGGCAGCTCCAGCAGCCGCTCGGATCGTTCGCACCGCAGCGAGAGGAGTGAGCGCTCACAGAAAGATGGCTGGTCGGATCGCATCAGCCGAGGCAGCAGGCGGGATGAACCGCAAACGCCACAGCAGCGCCCCAGgg atggttctacaccttcgCGCTCCAACTGGGAGGAAGACGACAGCGGTTACGCTACTTCACGGCATTCTCAGTGGGAGTCTCCCTCCCCGACTCCTTCCGCAAGGGAGTCGGAGCGGAGTCGCCACTCGGgtcgagagagcgagagaagagACAG GTCAGTGAGAGGGCGCTACACCGACGACACACCCCTGCCCACCCCATCCTACAAGTACAACGAGTGGGCCAATGACAGAAAGCATTTAGGTTCCACACCTCGTTTGTCCCAAGGAAAAG gtAAAAAAGACGGTGGGACTGGAATCTCATTTGACAATGAGGATGAGAAAGAGCAGTGGGAAGAAGATCAGAAG CAAGCCGACAGAGACTGGTACATGATGGACGAAGGATACGATGAGTTCCACAACCCCTTCACATCCACGTCTGATGAATACGTCAAGAAGAGAGAGCAAATCCTGCAGAAGCAGACCCAGAAACGAATCTCCGCCCAGAAACGACAAATCAACGAG GACAATGAGCGTTGGGAGACCAACCGTATGCTGACCAGCGGTGTGGTGCAGAGGTTGGAGGTGGATGAAGACTTTGAGGAGGACAATGCTACAAAGGTTCACCTGCTGGTTCACAATTTGGTCCCTCCCTTCCTGGATGGAAGAATAGTGTTCACTAAACAG CCAGAGCCCATCATCCCCGTGAAAGACGCAACCTCTGACATGGCCATCATCTCACGCAAGGGCAGCCAGCTTGTTCGTAAACACCGCGAGCAGAAAGAGCGCAAGAAG GCACAGCACAAACATTGGGAACTGGCAGGCACTAAGCTGGGAGACATCATGGGCATCAAGAAGAAAGAAGACGACGCTTGTGGAGGCCAAGAGGTCGGCGAGGACGGCAAGGTAGACTACAG AGCAGAGCAGAAGTTCGCAGATCACATGAAAGAGAAGAGCCAGGCCAGCAGTGAATTtgccaagaaaaaaagcattctGGAGCAGCGACAGTACTTGCCTATTTTTGCTGTGAGGCAGCAGCTTCTTAACATCATAAG GGACAACAGCATCGTGATCGTCGTTGGCGAAACGGGCAGCGGGAAAACCACCCAGCTGACCCAGTACCTGCACGAGGACGGCTACACCAGCTACGGCATGGTGGGGTGCACTCAGCCCCGCAGAGTGGCCGCCATGAGTGTTGCCAAGAGAGTGAGTGAGGAGATTGGCACCAACCTAGGAGAGGAG GTCGGCTACGCAATCCGTTTCGAAGACTGCACGTGCGAGAAGACGATGATCAAGTACATGACGGACGGCATCCTGCTCAGAGAGTCCCTGAGGGAGTCGGACCTGGACCACTACAGCGCCGTCATCATGGATGAGGCTCACGAGCGTTCGTTGAACACCGACGTGCTGTTCGGTCTGCTGCGCGAG GTTGTATCTCGACGCACAGACTTGAAACTCATTGTTACTTCGGCGACAATGGACTCGGACAAATTTGCCGCATTTTTCGGCAATGTGCCCATATTCCACATTCCGGGCAGAACATTTCCAGTGGACGTCTTGTTTAGCAAG ACTCCTCAGGAGGACTACGTGGAGGCAGCAGTGAAACAGGCCTTGCAGATCCACCTCAGTGGATTGGTCGGCGACATTCTCATCTTCATGCCGGGGCAGGAGGATATTGAG GTGACATCAGATCAGATTGTGGAACGACTGGAGGATTTGGATAACGCTCCTGCTCTGGCTGTGCTGCCCATTTACTCTCAGCTGCCCTCTGATTTACAGGCCAAAATCTTCCAGAAG GCCCCAGACGGTGTTCGTAAATGTATTGTTGCAACAAACATCGCAGAGACTTCCCTCACTGTGGACGGTATCATGTTTGTTGTGGACGCTGGATACTGCAAACTTAAG GTTTTCAACCCTCGCATTGGAATGGATGCGCTCCAAGTGTATCCCATCAGCCAAGCCAACGCGAACCAGCGTGCTGGGAGAGCAGGTCGAACAGGACCAGGGCAGTGTTACAG GCTCTACACTCAGAGCGCCTATAAGAACGAGATGCTGACCACCACCATACCGGAAATTCAGAGGACCAACCTGGCCAACGTGGTCCTGCTACTGAAGTCGTTGGGCGTTCAGGATTTGCTCCTCTTCCACTTCATGGACCCGCCGCCCGAAGACAACATGCTCAACTCCATGTACCAGCTTTGGATCCTGGGAGCTCTCGACAACACCG GTTCTTTGACGCCGACGGGCCGCATGATGGTGGAGTTCCCCCTGGACCCGGCGCTGTCCAAGATGCTGATCGTGTCGTGCGACATGGGCTGCAGCGCCGACATCCTCATCATCGTTTCCATGTTGTCCGTGCCGGCCATCTTTTACAGACCTAAG GGCCGTGAGGAAGAGAGCGACCAGGTCAGGGAGAAGTTCTCCGTGCCAGAGAGTGACCACCTGACGTACCTGAACGTCTACACgcagtggaaaaacaacaattattCCAGCATCTGGTGCAACGACCACTTCATTCACACCAAGGCCATGCGCAAG GTGCGGGAGGTGCGCTCCCAGTTAAAAGACATCATGGTGCAGCAAAGGATGAACTTGATGTCGTCCGGCTCGGACTGGGACATCATCAGGAAGTGCATCTGTGCCGCTTACTTCCACCAGGCCGCCAAGCTGAAG GGCATTGGCGAATACGTGAACGTGAGGACGGGCATGCCGTGTCACCTCCACCCGACCAGCTCCCTGTTCGGTATGGGCTACACCCCCGACTACATCATCTACCACGAGCTCGTCATGACGACCAAG GAGTACATGCAGTGTGTCACGGCGGCGGACGGCGAGTGGCTGGCGGAACTGGGGCCCATGTTTTATAGCATCAAACACGCGGGGAGAAGCAGACAG GAAAACCGTCGCCGCGCCAAGGAGGAAATAAACAACATGGAGGAGGAGATGGCCTTGGCCGAGGAGCAGCTCCGAAGCCGTCGCGAGGAGCACGAGAGGAAGAACACGGGCAACGTCAA GTCGTTGAGAATCTGCACACCAGGAAGACGGGAAGAGGCCCCCATGACACCTCGACGTACCCCTTCCCGATTTGGACTGTAA